In Rhodopirellula islandica, the following proteins share a genomic window:
- a CDS encoding transcription regulator, with protein sequence MTKIAANNTAKINDETPVELQEMAAAIDALPARYRDAVAPALARVVECSTRRRRILNLVQEALSQLRLDMKYLIFDLEATRRERDQYKEMLEQDGSL encoded by the coding sequence ATGACCAAAATTGCTGCCAACAACACCGCCAAAATCAACGACGAAACCCCAGTTGAACTGCAAGAAATGGCTGCCGCGATTGATGCCTTGCCCGCTCGGTATCGGGACGCGGTTGCACCCGCTTTGGCTCGCGTGGTGGAATGCAGCACTCGCCGTCGTCGGATCTTGAACTTGGTTCAAGAAGCCCTGTCGCAACTTCGTTTGGACATGAAGTATCTGATCTTCGATTTGGAAGCGACTCGTCGCGAACGCGATCAATACAAAGAAATGTTGGAACAAGACGGCTCACTCTAA